One Sediminicola sp. YIK13 DNA segment encodes these proteins:
- a CDS encoding HU family DNA-binding protein: MTKADIVTRISEKLGIEKGDVQATVETFMEEVKTSLENGDNVYLRGFGSFIIKTRAEKTGRNISKNTTIKIPSHNIPAFKPAKVFVEGVKSNVQVK, encoded by the coding sequence ATGACGAAAGCAGACATTGTAACGAGAATCTCAGAAAAACTGGGTATTGAAAAAGGAGATGTACAGGCTACTGTTGAAACTTTTATGGAAGAGGTAAAAACTTCATTGGAAAATGGAGACAATGTTTACTTACGAGGTTTTGGTAGTTTCATTATTAAAACAAGAGCAGAAAAGACTGGTAGGAATATTTCCAAAAACACTACCATTAAAATACCTTCGCACAACATTCCTGCATTTAAGCCTGCAAAGGTTTTTGTTGAAGGAGTTAAAAGCAACGTACAAGTTAAATAA
- the mutY gene encoding A/G-specific adenine glycosylase encodes MSFSQKIIHWYSANKRSLPWRNTTDPYKIWLSEIMLQQTRVAQGMPYYERFIEHFPTVHDLANASEEEVLKLWQGLGYYSRARNLHATAKLISEKYNGQFPDNYKGLLALKGVGDYTASAIASFCFKEAQPVVDGNVYRVLSRYFGIDLPINSTEGIKYFKALALKLMDADQIADYNQGIMEFGALQCAPKNPYCLHCPLNDSCVALQKGKIDVLPVKLKKTKVKERFFNYLVVLDKDYTIEIRQRRGRGIWQNLYEFPLLETEREYSLEEITNTMDTVLELKETSEIYQFNEKKIVHKLSHQHLHTKFWIVKSGEKHRNGVSLEELKEYPVPVLIAEFINTFKF; translated from the coding sequence ATGTCTTTTTCCCAAAAAATTATTCATTGGTATTCGGCCAACAAACGGAGTTTACCATGGAGAAACACCACAGATCCCTATAAGATTTGGCTATCGGAAATTATGTTGCAACAGACCCGCGTAGCACAGGGAATGCCTTATTACGAGCGGTTTATAGAACATTTTCCAACGGTTCATGACTTGGCCAACGCGTCCGAAGAAGAGGTGTTGAAACTATGGCAGGGACTTGGGTATTATTCCAGGGCAAGGAATTTACACGCCACCGCTAAATTAATTTCGGAAAAATACAACGGGCAGTTTCCAGATAACTATAAAGGGTTGTTGGCACTAAAGGGGGTAGGTGACTATACTGCCAGCGCCATAGCTTCTTTCTGTTTCAAAGAGGCGCAACCCGTTGTTGATGGAAATGTTTACCGGGTCCTGTCGCGTTATTTTGGAATAGACCTGCCTATCAACAGCACAGAGGGCATCAAATATTTTAAGGCTTTGGCCTTAAAGCTGATGGATGCCGATCAAATTGCGGACTATAATCAAGGAATCATGGAGTTTGGTGCTTTGCAGTGTGCGCCAAAGAATCCTTATTGTTTGCATTGTCCCTTAAACGATAGTTGTGTGGCATTACAGAAAGGAAAAATAGATGTCCTCCCAGTGAAATTGAAAAAGACCAAGGTTAAGGAACGTTTTTTCAATTACCTTGTAGTGTTGGATAAGGATTATACTATTGAGATAAGGCAAAGAAGGGGTAGGGGGATATGGCAAAACCTTTATGAGTTTCCTTTGCTGGAAACAGAAAGGGAATATTCATTGGAAGAAATAACCAATACCATGGATACTGTTTTGGAGTTAAAGGAAACTTCTGAGATCTATCAATTCAATGAAAAAAAAATTGTACATAAACTGTCCCACCAGCATTTGCACACTAAATTTTGGATCGTAAAAAGTGGGGAGAAACACAGGAACGGGGTGAGCCTTGAAGAGCTTAAGGAATATCCTGTGCCAGTTTTGATAGCAGAGTTTATAAATACGTTTAAATTTTAG
- a CDS encoding single-stranded DNA-binding protein yields MSGTLNKVMLIGHLGDEVKIHYFEGGNCIARFPLATNETYTNKQTGEKVTNTDWHNVVVRNKAAEICEKYLSKGDKIYVEGRLKNRQWQGEDGTTRYTTEVHVQEFTFLTTKNESSSNAPSGAPSSGPSKTSAPASNAPKATPPSSAPEEDDDLPF; encoded by the coding sequence ATGAGCGGTACATTAAATAAGGTGATGCTAATTGGGCATCTTGGGGATGAGGTTAAGATTCATTACTTTGAAGGGGGAAATTGTATTGCGCGTTTTCCTTTGGCAACCAATGAAACCTACACCAATAAACAGACCGGAGAAAAGGTGACCAATACAGATTGGCACAATGTGGTGGTGCGAAATAAGGCCGCTGAAATCTGTGAAAAGTACTTGAGCAAAGGAGATAAAATATATGTTGAAGGAAGATTGAAAAATCGTCAGTGGCAAGGAGAGGACGGTACCACGCGCTATACTACAGAGGTACACGTTCAGGAATTCACCTTTTTGACCACCAAAAATGAAAGTTCATCCAATGCGCCATCTGGAGCTCCTTCTTCCGGACCTTCCAAAACAAGCGCACCGGCATCGAACGCCCCAAAAGCAACACCGCCATCAAGTGCGCCAGAAGAGGATGATGATTTACCTTTCTAA
- a CDS encoding gliding motility-associated protein GldE has translation MDPDPFSLLLNFIELDSVIALQVIVLISLLICSAMISGAEVALFGLSPTDINDIMEQKTTKGNILVKLLERPKKLLATILIANNTINIGIVLLFSNMGDVLFSNITYMWLGIISVRFLLEVVVVTFLILMFGEILPKIYANRNRKTFANSMAYPLKVLDFLLTPLSMPMRSATIFLHRRLGKQKSNLSVDHLSQALELTSEGDTTKEEQKILQGIVSFGNTDTKQVMLPRIDIFAINVEMKFLEVLEEIKKNGYSRVPVYEENIDNVKGVLYVKDLLPYIDRKMFNWSTLVREPYFVPENKKLDDLLMEFQEKKNHLAIVVDEYGGTSGIVTLEDIIEEIVGDIIDEFDDEDLVYSKLDDFNYVFDGKTALKDFYRVAKIEDEEDFEERKGESETIAGFVLEIAGSFPKRGEKILFKGYSFIVESLDKKRLRQIKISLPHDF, from the coding sequence TTGGATCCAGACCCCTTTAGTTTACTGCTGAATTTTATCGAATTGGATAGTGTTATTGCACTTCAGGTTATTGTACTCATTTCGTTGCTGATATGTTCCGCTATGATTTCGGGTGCTGAAGTAGCCTTATTTGGACTTTCCCCCACGGATATCAACGATATCATGGAGCAAAAGACCACCAAAGGAAATATTTTGGTGAAATTATTGGAGCGCCCCAAAAAGTTATTGGCGACTATACTTATTGCCAACAATACCATTAACATCGGGATTGTTTTATTGTTCAGCAATATGGGCGATGTCCTGTTCTCCAATATTACCTATATGTGGTTGGGTATAATTTCCGTGCGCTTTTTGTTGGAAGTTGTAGTGGTAACATTCCTTATTTTAATGTTTGGGGAAATATTGCCAAAAATTTATGCCAATAGGAACAGGAAAACTTTTGCCAATAGCATGGCCTATCCTTTAAAGGTGTTGGATTTTCTTTTGACTCCTTTGAGTATGCCCATGAGATCGGCAACAATATTTTTGCACCGTAGATTGGGGAAACAGAAATCCAATCTAAGTGTAGACCACTTATCACAGGCTTTGGAGCTTACTTCGGAAGGTGATACCACTAAAGAGGAGCAAAAGATCCTGCAGGGAATTGTCTCTTTTGGGAATACAGATACCAAGCAGGTTATGTTGCCAAGGATAGATATTTTTGCCATTAATGTGGAAATGAAATTTTTGGAGGTTTTGGAAGAGATCAAAAAAAACGGTTATTCCAGGGTGCCAGTGTACGAGGAGAATATAGATAATGTAAAAGGGGTGCTTTATGTCAAGGACCTTTTACCATATATAGATCGTAAAATGTTCAATTGGTCCACTTTGGTGCGGGAACCTTATTTTGTTCCTGAAAACAAGAAGTTGGACGACCTGTTGATGGAGTTCCAAGAAAAGAAAAATCATTTGGCCATTGTGGTTGATGAATATGGTGGAACTTCTGGAATAGTGACTCTTGAGGATATTATAGAAGAAATTGTTGGAGATATCATAGATGAGTTTGACGACGAGGACTTGGTTTATTCAAAACTGGACGACTTTAACTACGTTTTTGATGGTAAAACAGCCTTAAAGGATTTTTACCGGGTTGCCAAAATTGAAGATGAAGAAGACTTTGAGGAGCGCAAAGGGGAATCTGAAACAATAGCAGGTTTTGTACTGGAGATAGCGGGCAGTTTCCCAAAAAGAGGAGAAAAGATTCTTTTTAAGGGGTATTCCTTTATAGTGGAAAGCCTGGACAAAAAGAGATTGAGACAAATAAAAATATCATTGCCACATGACTTTTAG
- the gldD gene encoding gliding motility lipoprotein GldD, whose amino-acid sequence MTFRSIFFIVFLISFMGCKEEVLPKPKAMLRLEYPEMASKKLEVDCAYAFEYNAEANLKLKKDCSLTLEYPEMKGALFISYKSVEGNLTKLMSDAQKFSYEHVAKADNILEQPFVNEADRVYGMYYEVKGNAASQSQFYLTDSISHFVTGSLYFYTKPNYDSILPAAVHLQKDIRHIMETMRWKD is encoded by the coding sequence ATGACTTTTAGATCTATATTCTTCATTGTTTTTCTAATCTCCTTTATGGGATGCAAGGAAGAGGTGCTTCCCAAGCCAAAGGCAATGTTGCGCCTGGAGTATCCTGAAATGGCATCTAAGAAATTAGAAGTGGATTGTGCCTACGCATTCGAATACAATGCAGAGGCCAATTTGAAATTGAAAAAGGATTGTTCCCTAACGTTGGAGTATCCTGAGATGAAGGGTGCCCTCTTTATCAGCTATAAAAGTGTAGAGGGGAATCTAACCAAATTGATGTCAGATGCCCAAAAATTCTCGTATGAACACGTGGCCAAAGCTGATAACATATTGGAGCAACCTTTTGTCAATGAAGCTGACAGGGTATATGGGATGTATTATGAGGTTAAGGGCAATGCCGCTTCCCAATCCCAATTTTATCTAACGGACAGCATATCACATTTTGTTACGGGTTCGCTTTATTTTTATACCAAGCCCAACTATGATTCTATTTTGCCGGCTGCGGTCCATCTACAAAAGGACATACGCCATATCATGGAAACCATGAGGTGGAAAGATTAA
- a CDS encoding outer membrane protein assembly factor BamB family protein encodes MRKVIFAFAYFLCIGVLLAQKNPDKTLSFESNVDDLIVVPFNGVVVVSEGNKIHGYDPQTENILWTIDAPKRDAVDAASQILANGPMAGVSMDFEPIEDTPFILKFYDDNLYVYNSNTGDLLFSSIEKERYFQAEYLFDENALLLRGLDNKELIIAKYSLSRNDFDWKTTVSTTYGAFLQSLAKLSGNDEMAFGDLMEYSKDKIFALIKSKFYVLDKQSGKLLWSKEEDDITDFKTSLDGSKLITVKTKGFLANKSEIVLYDATSGTPVWEDPVKTKYLVRFEDWQDKMLLAHYKGFNFYDYETGEKVWKKDPKGKGIKSVIPIDSDFLYVYDDEMMLIDKNGEKLWKSDVKICDDEEDPVHFLEKTNNGRILYVTATYANLVDYKSGKKIWKGNLKLNEKRPTFSKYNEATGEFIVFNDEELYKFKENTNDKPKPYAKLKLKNEKLITGLELFENNVSISGQSEVIGVNHNGEVLFHNTYVQPGELGRRLLKSTFIAAQIVGGVAAAEVTINSSYRDSDGNAVNYSSTHPAFGQKAKAIGEAGYLTGRIGQTFVQSRYDAMQETDNYALIFAKGDNGEKLLIKVNKESGEEMTKIVLENNKPIYDVDYVSEDIYYSKDKEVKIFKGL; translated from the coding sequence ATGAGAAAAGTGATTTTTGCTTTCGCCTACTTTTTATGTATAGGCGTATTATTGGCACAAAAAAACCCTGACAAAACCCTATCCTTCGAAAGTAACGTAGACGACCTAATAGTTGTTCCCTTCAATGGGGTGGTCGTTGTTTCCGAAGGGAACAAAATACACGGATACGATCCACAAACTGAAAATATTCTTTGGACCATTGACGCCCCCAAGCGTGATGCGGTAGATGCAGCATCACAAATTTTGGCAAATGGCCCAATGGCCGGTGTTTCTATGGATTTCGAACCAATTGAAGACACCCCATTTATTTTGAAATTCTATGATGACAATTTGTATGTCTACAACAGTAACACTGGGGACCTACTCTTTTCCTCTATAGAAAAAGAAAGATACTTCCAAGCTGAGTATCTTTTTGATGAAAACGCCTTACTGCTAAGAGGCTTAGACAATAAGGAACTTATTATTGCGAAATATTCATTGAGCAGAAACGACTTTGATTGGAAAACTACCGTTTCCACAACCTATGGTGCCTTTCTTCAATCCTTGGCTAAGCTTTCGGGTAATGACGAAATGGCGTTTGGTGATTTAATGGAGTATTCCAAGGACAAAATATTCGCCCTGATAAAATCCAAATTTTATGTTTTGGACAAACAATCTGGTAAGTTACTCTGGAGCAAAGAAGAAGATGACATCACTGATTTTAAAACTTCTTTGGATGGTAGCAAATTAATAACGGTAAAAACCAAGGGCTTTCTTGCCAACAAAAGTGAAATTGTATTATATGATGCCACATCGGGGACACCTGTCTGGGAAGATCCCGTTAAAACCAAATACTTGGTGAGGTTTGAAGATTGGCAGGATAAAATGCTCCTAGCTCATTATAAAGGTTTCAACTTCTACGATTATGAAACAGGAGAAAAAGTATGGAAAAAGGATCCCAAAGGAAAAGGGATTAAATCGGTTATTCCAATAGACTCTGATTTTCTCTATGTTTATGATGATGAAATGATGCTTATTGACAAGAATGGGGAAAAGTTATGGAAAAGTGATGTTAAGATATGTGATGATGAGGAAGACCCAGTTCATTTTCTTGAAAAAACAAACAACGGTAGGATTCTTTATGTCACCGCTACCTATGCAAATTTAGTTGACTACAAGTCGGGAAAAAAAATCTGGAAAGGGAATCTTAAATTAAATGAAAAGAGACCAACCTTTTCAAAATACAATGAAGCCACTGGAGAATTTATTGTATTTAATGATGAGGAACTCTACAAATTTAAAGAGAACACAAATGACAAGCCAAAACCCTATGCCAAACTTAAATTAAAGAATGAAAAATTGATTACCGGTCTGGAACTTTTTGAAAACAATGTTTCCATTTCTGGACAAAGTGAAGTAATTGGGGTAAATCACAATGGGGAAGTATTATTCCACAATACATATGTACAGCCAGGTGAATTGGGAAGAAGACTACTAAAAAGTACCTTCATAGCCGCACAAATTGTAGGTGGTGTTGCAGCAGCAGAAGTTACAATTAACAGCTCTTACAGAGACTCTGATGGTAATGCGGTCAACTATTCGAGTACCCATCCCGCATTTGGCCAAAAAGCTAAAGCAATTGGGGAAGCCGGATATCTTACTGGAAGGATTGGGCAAACATTTGTACAGTCCAGATATGATGCCATGCAAGAAACGGACAACTATGCCCTTATTTTTGCCAAAGGTGATAATGGAGAAAAACTACTGATCAAAGTAAATAAAGAATCGGGAGAAGAGATGACCAAGATTGTTTTGGAAAACAATAAACCCATCTATGATGTGGATTATGTTTCCGAAGATATCTACTATAGCAAGGACAAAGAAGTTAAAATTTTCAAAGGGCTTTAA
- a CDS encoding DMT family transporter has translation MSEQTRKWVYLILLSLIWGSSFILIKKALVGLSPVQVGGLRIVFAGSFLLLIGFKSLRSITVAEWKWITAAGFLSSFFPPFLFALAQTQIDSGVTAIFNSLVPLNTALIGTLLFGAIITKKQILGIFVGLLGTVALIAAGMEFSPNQNYWYAIFILLSAMGYAFNINIIKKHLTHLSPLAVTTGSFAMVIVPAFMILIYSGFFTEVWSNEAMHMPMAYIFILGIVGTAIANLFFNKLIRVASPVFAASVTYVLPLVAVLWGIWDGEKLNAYQLIGALIILLGVWMVNKKRKAPKTV, from the coding sequence ATGAGCGAACAGACCAGAAAATGGGTTTATTTAATACTCTTATCCCTAATCTGGGGATCTTCTTTTATACTTATCAAAAAGGCCTTGGTGGGTTTGAGTCCTGTTCAAGTAGGGGGATTGCGGATTGTATTTGCAGGGAGCTTTTTATTGCTCATCGGATTTAAAAGTTTAAGGTCGATTACCGTTGCCGAATGGAAATGGATAACGGCAGCTGGATTTTTGAGCTCTTTCTTTCCTCCATTTTTATTTGCATTGGCCCAAACACAAATAGATAGTGGCGTAACAGCAATTTTTAACTCGTTGGTGCCCTTGAACACTGCCTTGATAGGAACCCTTTTATTCGGGGCCATTATTACCAAAAAGCAGATTTTGGGAATTTTCGTGGGACTGTTGGGAACGGTCGCTTTAATTGCTGCAGGAATGGAGTTTAGTCCAAATCAGAATTATTGGTATGCCATCTTTATTTTGTTGTCCGCCATGGGATATGCATTTAATATCAATATCATAAAAAAGCATCTTACACATTTAAGTCCATTGGCGGTTACTACAGGGAGTTTTGCAATGGTCATTGTCCCCGCCTTTATGATATTGATCTATTCAGGATTTTTTACAGAGGTGTGGTCCAATGAGGCAATGCATATGCCCATGGCCTATATCTTTATTTTGGGCATAGTAGGAACGGCAATCGCAAATTTGTTCTTTAATAAATTGATACGCGTTGCCAGTCCTGTTTTTGCTGCCTCGGTGACCTATGTGCTTCCCTTGGTGGCTGTCTTATGGGGTATTTGGGATGGGGAAAAACTCAATGCCTATCAGTTGATAGGTGCCTTGATTATCTTACTGGGCGTTTGGATGGTGAACAAAAAAAGAAAAGCACCCAAAACTGTGTAA
- a CDS encoding M16 family metallopeptidase translates to MKKIFTTLVLALMALTTYAQVDRTKMPEPGPSPEINLLEPQRFELKNGLKVLVVENHKLPRVTIQLQIDNPPISEGNKAGVRSFVSSLLGNGSKNISKDAFNEEVDFLGARVNFGSQSAFASSLSKYFPRILELMADAAINPNFTQEEFDKEKDKLITGLKNQEKNVATIAGRAQAALAYGKEHPYGEFTTEETVNNVSLADVRQFYSSYFVPANAYLIVIGDVTPKEVEKLVKKNFTPWTKATPPSFEFTKPQNALYTQINFVDVPNAVQSEIAVESLVDLKMSSPDYLAALVTNEILGGGGEGRLFLNLREDKGYTYGSYSRIGNNKYAPSRFMATASVRNAVTDSSVVELLKEIDRIIKEPVTAEELANTKEKYIGNFIMALERPETIAGYALNIETEGLPKDFYKTYLERINAITIEEVQAAAKKYFSTENARVVVAGKGSEVLDKLEQVTFNGKKIPVHYYDKEINKVEKPKYEVAIPEGTTVKTVLESYMEAIGGKSKLEGVTSFAMVAEAEMQGMKLDLEMKKTSKDQFMQDVKVMGNSMSKQVIDGDKGYMVMQGQRKELEEAELQKLKAESSPFPEMDYINGTASLEGIEMVDGQKAYKVKVSEEKTSFYSMETGLKIQDAVTVEAQGQTMSTTFGYGDYKEVSGILFPFSLIQSMGPQKIDFKVKDIKLNEGVTPADFQ, encoded by the coding sequence ATGAAAAAAATATTTACAACCCTGGTTTTGGCACTTATGGCCCTGACCACGTATGCACAGGTCGATAGAACAAAAATGCCCGAACCGGGACCATCACCTGAAATAAATTTATTGGAACCCCAGCGTTTTGAGCTAAAAAATGGCTTAAAAGTTTTGGTTGTGGAAAACCACAAACTCCCAAGGGTAACAATTCAATTACAGATTGACAACCCACCTATTTCTGAAGGGAACAAAGCTGGAGTGCGCTCCTTTGTTTCCAGTCTTTTGGGTAACGGTTCCAAAAATATCTCCAAGGATGCCTTTAACGAAGAGGTTGACTTTTTGGGGGCACGAGTAAATTTTGGTTCCCAAAGTGCCTTTGCGAGTTCCTTGTCCAAGTATTTTCCAAGAATTTTGGAGTTAATGGCAGACGCCGCTATCAATCCAAATTTTACACAAGAAGAGTTTGATAAAGAAAAAGACAAATTAATAACGGGTTTAAAGAACCAAGAAAAGAATGTTGCCACCATAGCTGGAAGGGCACAAGCAGCTCTTGCTTATGGGAAAGAACATCCATATGGCGAGTTTACCACAGAGGAAACCGTTAATAATGTGTCCCTAGCAGATGTAAGGCAATTCTACAGTAGCTACTTTGTGCCAGCCAATGCCTATCTGATAGTAATTGGTGATGTGACTCCAAAAGAAGTTGAAAAATTGGTGAAGAAAAATTTCACGCCTTGGACCAAGGCCACGCCACCTTCTTTTGAATTCACAAAACCTCAAAATGCCTTGTACACCCAAATTAATTTTGTGGATGTTCCCAACGCAGTTCAATCGGAAATTGCCGTAGAAAGCTTGGTAGATCTAAAAATGAGCAGTCCAGATTATTTGGCCGCTTTGGTAACCAACGAGATCTTAGGTGGAGGGGGAGAAGGCCGCCTGTTCCTTAACCTTAGGGAAGATAAAGGTTACACCTACGGATCCTATTCCAGAATAGGCAATAACAAATATGCTCCTTCGAGATTTATGGCCACTGCAAGCGTACGTAATGCCGTAACGGACAGTTCTGTAGTGGAACTTCTTAAAGAAATAGATAGAATCATAAAAGAGCCCGTAACTGCTGAGGAACTTGCCAACACCAAAGAAAAATACATTGGTAATTTCATTATGGCCCTGGAAAGACCAGAGACCATCGCAGGTTACGCATTGAACATTGAAACCGAAGGGCTCCCTAAAGACTTTTACAAAACGTATTTGGAGCGTATCAACGCCATTACCATTGAAGAGGTGCAGGCTGCTGCCAAAAAATATTTCAGCACGGAAAATGCAAGAGTTGTAGTTGCCGGAAAAGGAAGTGAGGTCCTTGATAAATTGGAGCAGGTGACTTTTAATGGGAAAAAAATTCCAGTGCACTATTACGACAAAGAGATCAACAAAGTAGAGAAGCCTAAATATGAAGTAGCCATTCCAGAAGGAACCACGGTGAAAACTGTTCTTGAATCTTATATGGAAGCCATTGGCGGTAAATCTAAATTGGAAGGTGTCACATCATTTGCCATGGTCGCCGAGGCCGAAATGCAAGGTATGAAACTAGATCTGGAGATGAAGAAAACATCCAAGGACCAATTTATGCAAGATGTAAAGGTAATGGGCAATTCTATGAGCAAGCAAGTCATCGACGGTGATAAAGGGTATATGGTGATGCAGGGACAACGCAAAGAATTGGAAGAGGCAGAGCTTCAAAAGTTAAAAGCTGAATCGTCCCCATTTCCTGAAATGGACTACATAAATGGTACTGCCTCTTTAGAAGGTATTGAAATGGTAGACGGTCAAAAAGCCTACAAGGTAAAGGTATCCGAAGAGAAAACCTCCTTTTACAGCATGGAGACCGGTCTAAAAATACAGGATGCTGTAACTGTGGAAGCACAAGGACAAACCATGAGCACTACTTTTGGATATGGAGATTACAAGGAAGTATCAGGAATACTTTTCCCATTCTCATTGATTCAAAGTATGGGGCCTCAAAAGATCGATTTTAAAGTTAAAGACATTAAATTAAACGAGGGGGTAACTCCTGCCGATTTTCAATAA
- a CDS encoding M16 family metallopeptidase, with protein MNGKFLLAVCTLLMATQIGAQEVAYEEYDLDNGLHVILHQDNTAPLVTTSVMYHVGGKDRTEGRTGFAHFFEHLLFEGTKNIERGKWFEIVSSNGGRNNANTSQDRTYYYEVFPSNNLKLGLWLESERMLHPVIDQKGIDTQNEVVKEEKRLRYDNSPYGQILPVVGKSLFKNHPYKDPNIGYMEDLDAATLEDVIAYNKKYYVPNNAVLVVAGDINIGETKKIIQDYFAPIPKGATVTRNYPLEDPITTEVETVAYDPNIQIPATIVAYRTPGFQERDAYVLEMISSYLSDGKSSKLYKKMVDEQKQALQIGAFNIAQEDYGMYLIFGLPVGDTSLDVLVSEAEEEIAKVRTDLISEKDYQKLQNKIENNFVNSNSSVEGIAGSLATNYLLYGDTSLINKEIEIYRSITREEMKAVANKYLNPNQRVVIDYLPEEKPAN; from the coding sequence ATGAATGGAAAATTTTTATTAGCTGTTTGTACGTTGCTCATGGCAACACAAATAGGGGCCCAAGAAGTGGCTTATGAGGAATACGACCTGGACAATGGCCTCCATGTGATTTTGCATCAGGACAATACCGCACCTTTGGTGACAACATCGGTAATGTACCATGTGGGAGGCAAGGACAGAACAGAAGGGAGAACCGGGTTTGCTCATTTTTTTGAACACCTATTATTTGAGGGCACGAAAAATATAGAACGAGGCAAATGGTTCGAAATAGTTTCTTCCAATGGCGGTAGGAACAATGCCAACACCTCTCAGGACAGAACCTATTATTATGAGGTTTTCCCCTCCAATAACCTTAAGTTGGGGCTTTGGCTGGAATCAGAGAGAATGCTGCACCCTGTCATCGACCAAAAAGGGATAGACACACAGAATGAGGTGGTGAAAGAAGAAAAAAGATTGCGATATGACAATTCCCCCTATGGTCAAATACTACCTGTAGTGGGCAAGAGTCTTTTTAAGAATCACCCATATAAAGATCCCAACATTGGCTATATGGAAGATCTTGATGCTGCCACTCTGGAAGATGTGATTGCCTACAACAAAAAGTATTATGTTCCCAACAATGCCGTATTGGTTGTGGCTGGTGACATAAATATAGGGGAGACCAAAAAAATAATCCAGGATTATTTTGCCCCCATTCCAAAAGGAGCCACGGTTACAAGAAACTACCCCTTGGAAGATCCAATTACCACAGAAGTAGAAACGGTGGCCTACGATCCAAACATTCAAATCCCAGCGACCATTGTCGCGTATAGAACACCTGGTTTTCAGGAACGTGATGCCTATGTTTTGGAAATGATATCTTCCTACCTGAGCGATGGCAAGAGTTCCAAACTATACAAAAAGATGGTAGACGAGCAAAAACAGGCACTACAGATCGGTGCCTTCAATATTGCACAAGAAGATTATGGCATGTACCTTATTTTTGGACTACCAGTAGGTGATACCAGTTTAGATGTATTGGTCTCTGAAGCAGAAGAGGAGATTGCCAAGGTGAGAACCGATTTGATTTCCGAAAAGGATTATCAAAAGCTACAGAATAAGATTGAAAACAATTTTGTGAATTCTAACTCCAGCGTGGAAGGAATTGCAGGGTCATTGGCTACCAATTACCTTTTATACGGGGACACTTCTTTGATCAACAAAGAAATTGAAATTTACAGATCTATCACAAGGGAAGAAATGAAGGCTGTGGCCAATAAATATTTAAATCCCAACCAACGTGTGGTTATAGATTACCTACCTGAAGAAAAACCAGCAAATTAA
- the rplU gene encoding 50S ribosomal protein L21, whose product MYAIVEIAGQQFKVAKDQKVYVHRLQDEEGSKVTFDNVLLLEDGKDITIGAPAIDGAAVEAKVVKHLKGDKVIVFHKKRRKGYKKKNGHRQYLTEIKIESIVASGATKVAKKEVAKKEAPKKEAPKKEAKPAAAAPKKVAAPTEDLSKNTVAELKEMAKAKGIEGISSMKKSDLIEALSK is encoded by the coding sequence ATGTACGCAATTGTAGAGATAGCAGGGCAGCAATTTAAAGTTGCGAAAGACCAAAAAGTGTATGTTCACCGCTTGCAAGACGAAGAAGGTAGCAAAGTTACTTTTGATAACGTTCTTTTGTTGGAAGATGGTAAGGACATCACAATTGGCGCCCCAGCTATAGACGGAGCCGCTGTTGAGGCGAAAGTCGTTAAGCACCTTAAAGGTGACAAAGTAATCGTTTTTCACAAGAAAAGACGTAAGGGTTACAAAAAGAAAAACGGTCACCGTCAGTATTTGACAGAGATTAAAATTGAAAGCATTGTTGCTTCAGGAGCTACAAAAGTGGCTAAGAAAGAAGTAGCAAAGAAAGAGGCTCCTAAGAAGGAAGCTCCAAAAAAAGAAGCTAAACCAGCTGCTGCGGCTCCAAAAAAAGTCGCTGCTCCAACTGAAGACTTGAGCAAGAATACTGTTGCTGAGTTGAAAGAAATGGCAAAAGCAAAAGGTATCGAAGGGATTTCTTCTATGAAAAAATCTGATTTGATTGAAGCTTTAAGTAAATAG
- the rpmA gene encoding 50S ribosomal protein L27 yields the protein MAHKKGVGSSKNGRESESKRLGVKIFGGQAAIAGNIIVRQRGTRHNPGENVYAGKDHTLHARVDGLVKFEKKAGGKSFVSIDPFEA from the coding sequence ATGGCACATAAGAAAGGTGTTGGTAGTTCCAAAAACGGTAGGGAATCAGAATCAAAACGTTTAGGCGTAAAGATCTTTGGTGGACAAGCTGCCATTGCTGGAAATATCATCGTAAGACAACGTGGTACTAGACACAATCCAGGTGAAAATGTTTATGCCGGGAAAGATCATACCCTACACGCTAGAGTAGATGGTCTTGTAAAATTTGAAAAGAAAGCAGGAGGTAAATCCTTTGTTTCTATTGATCCTTTCGAGGCATAA